The uncultured Desulfobulbus sp. genome window below encodes:
- a CDS encoding chemotaxis protein CheB: MPNGAVKIAVLPDAVETNANGFPIVGIGASAGGLAAFESFFSGMPADDDPGMAFVLVQHLAPDHKSILTELVKRYTRMQVFEVEDGMVVRPNCTYIIPPNRDMAFLGGTLQLLEPSSPRGQRLPIDFFFRSLAQDQHARAIGIVLSGTGSDGTVGIRAIKDEGGMVMAQDPDSTEYDGMPRSAIASGLVDFVLAPAQMPAQLIAYTVHAFGHMPQIVGSSPWNNENALKKIFVLLRSHTGHDFSLYKPSTINRRIERRMALQQIETMGSYVKYAQQTPREVEALFRDLLIGVTNFFRDPKAFEAVEDKVIPRIFTDKAAGDAVRVWIPGCATGEEAYSFAILLAEHQELLKKKFKIQIFATDIDSQAITTARAGLYPASIAVDITPDRLARFFSLETDGGSYRIHKTIRDMLIFSEQDIIKDPPFSKIDLISCRNLLIYMGGDLQKKLIPLFYYALNPCGFLFLGTSETIGDFGHLFDVQDRKLKIYQRKDTCQGASRVGFGIFLPPLHSMTIEKTHQASGIMIKSRNVSLRELTEQELLQQIAPAAALVNGLGDILYIHGRTGFYLEPAIGEVGVYNILTMAREGLTHELTLALHKAVTDQQIVRCPDVRVKTNGDFTPINLTVRPVINTQALLTASPLYLVILEDIVIQDDDHSPESSDVSGIPSAENVDSDMENRLVALRHELQAKEEFLQATNEELRSSNEEMQSINEELQSTNEELETSKEELQSVNEELATVNAELQNKVIDLTRANNDMNNLLAGTGIGTIFVDHDVRILRFTPAVTKIINLIQGDIGRPVGHIVSNLVGYDTLLSDTQAVLDTLVPKEMEVRTQAGMWYAMRIQPYRTLENVIEGAVITFTDITESKQMRMALSAAHARLAEAVVATVREPLMVLDAGLGVVSANRAFYTTFNVSPEDTLGKFLYDLGNGQWKIPALRTLLEDILSRNIEFHDFEVTHEFESIGRRSLRLNARRLFEESGESELILLAIEVDVES; the protein is encoded by the coding sequence GTGCCCAACGGCGCGGTGAAAATCGCTGTATTGCCGGACGCGGTTGAAACAAATGCTAACGGTTTTCCCATCGTCGGCATTGGCGCCTCAGCGGGCGGTCTGGCTGCTTTTGAGTCTTTTTTTTCCGGCATGCCGGCCGATGACGATCCCGGCATGGCCTTTGTCTTGGTGCAACACCTTGCACCGGACCACAAGAGCATCCTCACCGAGCTGGTCAAGCGTTATACACGCATGCAGGTCTTTGAGGTTGAGGACGGAATGGTCGTCCGCCCCAACTGCACGTACATCATCCCTCCAAATCGTGACATGGCTTTTCTCGGAGGCACCCTTCAATTACTCGAGCCTTCTTCTCCTCGTGGCCAGCGATTGCCCATCGATTTTTTCTTTCGTTCACTAGCCCAGGATCAACACGCGCGAGCCATCGGCATTGTTCTTTCCGGTACCGGGAGTGACGGTACCGTGGGTATTCGGGCTATCAAGGACGAGGGGGGCATGGTCATGGCCCAGGATCCCGATTCTACCGAATACGATGGCATGCCGCGCAGTGCAATTGCCTCCGGTTTGGTCGATTTTGTACTTGCCCCGGCCCAAATGCCAGCGCAGCTTATCGCCTACACGGTTCACGCCTTTGGTCACATGCCCCAAATTGTCGGTTCCTCGCCGTGGAATAACGAGAACGCGCTCAAAAAAATTTTCGTCCTCCTGCGTTCCCATACCGGGCATGATTTTTCCTTATACAAACCAAGCACCATCAACCGGCGGATTGAGCGGCGCATGGCCCTTCAGCAAATCGAAACGATGGGAAGCTATGTTAAGTATGCGCAGCAAACACCAAGGGAGGTAGAGGCTCTTTTTCGCGATCTGCTCATCGGTGTCACCAATTTTTTCCGTGATCCTAAAGCATTTGAAGCCGTTGAAGACAAAGTCATTCCGCGAATATTTACCGACAAGGCTGCGGGCGATGCGGTCCGCGTCTGGATACCGGGATGCGCCACCGGAGAGGAAGCCTATTCATTCGCCATTTTACTCGCCGAACACCAGGAGTTGTTGAAGAAAAAATTTAAAATACAGATATTTGCAACTGATATTGACAGTCAAGCTATTACTACGGCTCGAGCCGGTCTCTACCCTGCCAGCATCGCTGTTGATATTACGCCGGATCGGCTGGCTCGTTTTTTTTCGCTAGAAACTGACGGCGGCAGCTACCGCATTCATAAAACCATCCGTGATATGCTGATTTTTTCCGAACAGGATATCATTAAAGATCCGCCCTTTTCCAAAATCGACCTGATTAGTTGCCGCAATCTCCTGATTTATATGGGAGGGGATTTACAGAAAAAGCTTATCCCCCTCTTTTATTACGCTTTGAACCCTTGCGGATTTCTGTTCTTGGGCACTTCCGAGACAATTGGTGACTTCGGCCATCTCTTCGACGTGCAGGATCGAAAATTGAAAATATATCAGCGAAAGGATACCTGCCAAGGGGCCTCACGTGTTGGTTTTGGCATTTTTTTGCCACCTCTACACTCCATGACTATCGAAAAAACGCATCAGGCATCAGGCATAATGATTAAGTCTCGAAATGTGTCTCTGCGCGAACTGACCGAACAAGAGCTGTTACAGCAAATTGCCCCTGCCGCTGCACTGGTCAACGGGCTGGGCGACATTCTTTATATCCATGGCCGCACCGGTTTCTATCTCGAACCGGCGATAGGAGAGGTCGGCGTCTATAATATCTTAACAATGGCACGCGAAGGTTTGACGCACGAACTGACTCTAGCGTTACATAAAGCGGTCACGGATCAGCAAATTGTTCGTTGCCCTGATGTGCGGGTTAAAACCAACGGCGATTTTACTCCGATTAATCTGACGGTTCGTCCGGTTATTAATACCCAAGCTCTATTGACGGCGTCTCCCTTATATTTGGTTATTCTTGAGGATATTGTTATCCAGGATGACGACCACTCACCGGAATCTTCAGACGTTTCCGGGATTCCATCGGCAGAGAATGTAGATTCGGATATGGAGAATCGCCTTGTTGCCTTGCGACACGAGCTGCAAGCCAAAGAAGAGTTCCTCCAAGCTACCAATGAGGAGCTCAGGTCATCCAACGAGGAAATGCAGTCAATCAACGAAGAATTACAATCTACGAATGAAGAACTTGAAACTTCAAAAGAGGAATTGCAATCGGTCAACGAAGAGTTGGCCACGGTGAATGCCGAACTGCAAAACAAAGTGATCGACCTGACGCGCGCCAACAACGACATGAACAACCTGTTGGCCGGAACAGGCATTGGGACCATCTTTGTCGACCATGATGTCCGCATATTGCGCTTCACCCCTGCGGTGACCAAAATCATCAATTTAATCCAGGGCGACATCGGACGGCCCGTTGGGCATATCGTTTCCAACCTAGTGGGCTATGATACATTGCTGTCAGATACCCAAGCCGTTCTCGACACCCTTGTCCCCAAAGAGATGGAAGTACGTACCCAGGCTGGGATGTGGTATGCGATGCGTATCCAGCCCTACCGGACTCTGGAAAATGTGATTGAGGGGGCGGTGATCACCTTTACCGACATCACCGAGAGCAAGCAAATGAGGATGGCGCTGAGTGCTGCTCATGCCCGTCTGGCCGAGGCTGTTGTTGCCACCGTGCGTGAGCCGTTAATGGTGCTCGATGCCGGCTTGGGAGTGGTCTCGGCAAATCGCGCTTTCTACACCACCTTCAATGTCTCACCTGAAGATACTTTGGGCAAATTTCTGTATGATTTGGGAAATGGTCAATGGAAGATCCCAGCGTTGCGCACTTTGCTGGAAGATATTTTGTCGCGCAATATTGAGTTTCATGATTTTGAAGTGACGCACGAGTTTGAATCAATTGGCCGGCGCTCACTTCGGCTCAATGCTCGTCGACTCTTCGAGGAATCTGGAGAATCGGAATTGATTTTGTTGGCGATAGAGGTCGATGTTGAAAGCTAA
- a CDS encoding transposase: MEKSIRRKFSDEFKEEAVKRVTEQEYKIIEAAWNLGIHATQLRRWVKDKTTEANPSTASMGQKCQKVCRHTARTPSFSADDQWAPDCHP; encoded by the coding sequence ATGGAAAAATCAATACGCCGAAAATTTTCGGATGAATTCAAAGAAGAGGCAGTGAAACGTGTCACGGAACAGGAATATAAAATTATCGAAGCGGCTTGGAATCTCGGCATTCACGCCACCCAACTCCGCCGGTGGGTGAAAGACAAAACGACAGAAGCAAATCCCTCTACAGCAAGTATGGGGCAAAAATGTCAAAAGGTATGTCGACACACTGCTAGAACGCCGTCTTTCAGCGCAGACGATCAATGGGCACCTGATTGCCATCCGTAG
- a CDS encoding methyl-accepting chemotaxis protein, which yields MPKIPHLIKNVMWTIFLAGVLFQLFQLNKTESPNINQVLVISGILFATNVLLLYLQHKKQRLIFYLEGSLDALEFPVTTTDMKMKWVFVNKVTESLLAQHNLNKRNVIGKHCSNWKADICETENCGVACLRSGKPRTHYNQAIPNQPSIYMQVDTHYITDDMGRRIGHVELVTNVDAIKQLKGVVDVLLPASKTLLELANQQFVNSDEISAKSSSLAAALEQMSANMNTVSSAMEESTTNVSMVASAGEEMSATIKEISENTARARSVTEGAVAQAADTSIQVDKLGDSISEIGKVVEDISEISEQVNLLALNATIEAARAGEAGKGFAVVANEIKELAKQTSEAASTIKERVGAFQLTTADSLKGIGEITHVISDIDQIISTIATAIEEQTATTSEISSNVAQVSQGLMEVNENVSQMALVSSNVSSDISSVNNTVADMAAGSGVLKENAEELSEMAQRLDKLVQN from the coding sequence ATGCCTAAAATCCCCCATCTAATTAAGAATGTTATGTGGACTATTTTTCTGGCTGGTGTCTTGTTTCAATTATTTCAGCTCAATAAGACGGAGTCACCAAACATAAACCAGGTCTTGGTCATATCTGGAATCCTGTTCGCGACGAACGTGCTTCTTCTTTATCTACAACACAAAAAGCAACGATTAATTTTTTACCTTGAGGGCTCTTTGGATGCCCTTGAGTTCCCTGTTACAACCACAGACATGAAAATGAAATGGGTTTTTGTGAATAAGGTCACAGAAAGCCTGTTGGCACAGCACAATTTAAATAAACGGAACGTTATAGGGAAACACTGTTCCAACTGGAAGGCCGATATTTGTGAAACGGAAAACTGCGGTGTCGCCTGTTTGCGTAGTGGAAAGCCAAGAACCCATTACAACCAGGCAATTCCAAATCAACCCAGCATTTATATGCAAGTCGACACTCATTACATCACCGATGATATGGGCAGGAGAATCGGTCACGTAGAGCTTGTAACGAATGTTGATGCCATAAAACAACTCAAAGGGGTTGTTGATGTTCTTCTACCAGCATCAAAAACCTTGCTGGAACTGGCCAATCAACAGTTTGTGAATTCTGATGAGATATCTGCAAAATCATCGTCGCTGGCAGCTGCCTTAGAGCAGATGTCCGCCAATATGAATACCGTATCTTCTGCAATGGAAGAGTCTACGACAAATGTCAGTATGGTAGCATCAGCCGGTGAGGAGATGTCGGCAACTATTAAAGAAATCTCAGAAAATACTGCACGAGCTCGCTCAGTAACAGAAGGGGCAGTCGCTCAAGCCGCAGATACTTCTATACAGGTTGATAAGCTCGGTGATTCTATATCAGAAATCGGCAAAGTAGTTGAGGATATATCAGAGATATCTGAACAGGTTAACCTTCTCGCATTAAATGCGACAATTGAGGCTGCAAGGGCTGGAGAGGCTGGCAAGGGTTTTGCTGTTGTCGCTAATGAGATAAAAGAGTTGGCAAAACAGACCTCAGAAGCAGCAAGTACGATAAAAGAACGTGTTGGTGCGTTTCAATTAACAACCGCAGATTCATTAAAAGGAATTGGTGAAATAACACATGTTATTAGCGATATAGACCAGATTATCTCCACCATTGCTACAGCAATAGAGGAACAAACTGCAACTACCTCAGAGATTTCCAGCAACGTTGCACAAGTATCCCAAGGATTGATGGAGGTTAATGAAAACGTCTCCCAAATGGCGCTTGTTTCTTCGAATGTTTCAAGCGACATAAGCTCTGTAAACAACACTGTTGCTGATATGGCGGCTGGCAGTGGTGTTCTTAAAGAAAATGCGGAAGAATTGAGTGAGATGGCCCAGAGGTTGGATAAATTGGTGCAGAATTGA
- a CDS encoding YhdH/YhfP family quinone oxidoreductase: protein MPVKEQSMQNIVFKAMIVTETDGKQFIREIKEKSIADLPEGEVLIKVHYSSLNYKDALSASGNKGVTRKYPHTPGVDAAGVIVESSDSTFKSGDEVLVTGYDLGMNTSGGYEEYIRVPANWVVRLPENLSLRESMIYGTAGFTAALSCYKLINNGVTPDMGPVLVTGATGGVGSIAVSILVKSGYEVVAVNGIQDEKDYLLELGAKEVISIEEADDKSGRPLLKPRWAGAIDTVAGNILSTAIKTTQYGGSVTCCGNVGSAELESSIYPFILNGVSLLGIDSVNCPVDTRIAVWNKIASDWKLEYLDKITTELPDLEALDERIDLILQGKNRGRAIVKVSK from the coding sequence ATGCCGGTCAAGGAGCAATCCATGCAAAACATCGTATTCAAGGCAATGATCGTTACCGAAACCGATGGAAAACAATTTATCCGAGAAATCAAAGAAAAGAGCATTGCTGACCTTCCCGAGGGGGAGGTGTTGATCAAAGTGCATTACTCTTCGCTCAACTACAAGGATGCCCTTTCAGCCTCAGGCAATAAAGGCGTTACCAGAAAATATCCCCACACCCCTGGTGTTGATGCGGCAGGGGTGATTGTTGAGAGTAGCGACAGTACTTTCAAATCAGGCGATGAGGTGCTCGTAACAGGTTATGACCTGGGGATGAACACTTCTGGAGGCTATGAGGAATATATTCGGGTACCGGCTAACTGGGTGGTTCGACTTCCTGAAAATTTAAGTCTTCGGGAAAGCATGATCTACGGGACAGCAGGGTTCACGGCCGCTCTCTCCTGCTATAAGCTGATCAACAATGGGGTCACTCCAGATATGGGACCAGTTCTGGTCACGGGAGCAACCGGTGGAGTTGGCAGTATCGCTGTCTCCATTCTGGTGAAAAGCGGCTACGAAGTCGTTGCGGTCAATGGCATTCAAGATGAAAAAGATTACTTACTTGAATTGGGCGCTAAAGAAGTTATCTCCATTGAAGAAGCAGATGACAAAAGTGGTCGCCCATTGCTTAAACCTAGATGGGCAGGCGCAATTGACACTGTTGCAGGAAATATTCTTTCAACAGCTATTAAAACGACCCAATATGGTGGTTCAGTAACCTGTTGCGGTAATGTTGGTTCCGCAGAACTTGAATCCTCAATTTATCCCTTTATTTTGAACGGTGTTAGCCTGCTTGGTATTGATTCAGTGAACTGTCCAGTTGATACCAGGATAGCAGTTTGGAATAAAATTGCATCTGACTGGAAGCTTGAGTATTTAGACAAAATTACCACTGAACTTCCTGACCTTGAAGCCCTGGATGAGCGCATTGATCTTATCTTGCAAGGTAAGAACCGCGGTCGCGCAATTGTGAAGGTGAGCAAATAA
- a CDS encoding radical SAM protein, whose product MDYQGNIFRPPSEAKSILLQVTTGCSHNKCTFCDMYKGGRFSIKSDETIMADIDFAKQHCKGQDRLFICDGDALIVPQKRLLNILVTIKKKLPWLDRIGIYANTKSIAMKSEQELLELHQAGLDIAYMGVESGDDVTLERICKGADSKRLIEMGQKLAASGMTLSLTVLIGVAGRERSLIHARETGRVLTSIDPKYVGGLSLMLNPGTPLYEDYERGEFQLPAPMEMLAELRTMIEHTELTDGYFHANHASNYLPVKARLPKEKSETIRLINRALNGDASLKPDYLRAF is encoded by the coding sequence ATGGATTATCAGGGCAACATTTTTCGACCACCAAGTGAGGCAAAATCGATTTTACTGCAGGTCACAACTGGCTGTTCTCACAACAAATGCACCTTTTGCGATATGTATAAGGGGGGCCGGTTTTCCATTAAGAGTGATGAGACCATTATGGCGGACATTGACTTTGCCAAGCAGCACTGTAAAGGGCAAGACCGGCTTTTTATCTGCGATGGTGACGCCTTGATTGTACCGCAAAAGCGTCTCCTCAACATCCTCGTGACAATCAAGAAAAAATTGCCTTGGCTGGACAGGATAGGTATCTATGCCAATACAAAGAGTATTGCCATGAAGTCGGAGCAGGAACTGTTGGAACTGCATCAGGCCGGTTTGGATATTGCCTATATGGGAGTTGAATCGGGAGATGATGTAACCCTTGAAAGGATTTGTAAAGGCGCTGACAGTAAACGCCTGATTGAAATGGGGCAAAAGCTTGCAGCGAGTGGAATGACCCTGTCTCTGACAGTGCTGATCGGTGTTGCCGGTCGAGAACGCTCCCTGATACATGCCAGGGAAACAGGCAGGGTGCTCACAAGCATTGATCCGAAGTATGTCGGTGGGCTAAGCCTCATGCTCAATCCCGGAACTCCGCTGTATGAGGACTATGAGCGAGGTGAATTTCAGCTGCCCGCTCCCATGGAAATGCTTGCAGAATTGCGGACCATGATTGAGCATACCGAACTGACAGACGGATATTTTCATGCCAACCATGCGTCCAACTATTTGCCGGTCAAAGCGCGGCTTCCAAAGGAAAAATCTGAAACGATTCGACTTATTAATAGAGCGCTTAACGGGGATGCCAGCCTCAAGCCTGACTATCTGAGGGCGTTTTAA
- a CDS encoding EAL domain-containing protein, with translation MTNRVLIITGDAGDAKVLKAVLSAAESGEYIVEWVRQLSEGLKRLLAGDIDLIVADLALSDSQGIATFERLYASAPHAPIVILTAPDQESLTSTAIQQGAQGYLSKGNLAPPLVPQYLQNLIRRKSLEETYYLEKTRAEITLNSINDAVIGTDMLGNVEYLNIAAENLTGWSREAARGRPVGTVMRILDGTTREPKPNPIDLVLRHNKTMALTTGTILICRDGHEAAIEDSVAPIHDWDGKMTGAVIVFHDITVAQSLALKMAHLAQHDFLTNLPNRILLNDRIEQAIARAKRQGTRLAVLFLDLDNFKHINDSFGHSAGDMLLQSVADRLCACVRGSDTVSRQGGDEFVVLVTEDRYVENAALIADKILSAMAAPHFIAEQELYVSTSIGISVYPEDGQDAETLIKNADTAMYSAKAKGRNNYQYFKREMNARVVERQTLETQLRQALHRQEFVLHYQSIVNLETSVITGVEALLRWQHPQWGLTLPGRFLPVAESSGMMVQLGRWVLREACLQAKRWHDAGLLLNAISVNISASEFCAQGFLQDVRMILSETGLAPRCLQLEITENVLMRDVENSSARLDKLKEMGIQVAVDDFGAGFSSLSYLARLPIDVLKIAPAFVHDIGLTTSNNGLSSLASAVIAMAVGFEKLVVAEGVEDHLQWAFLKVKHCDEGQGYLFSRPMAAAPFTLLLSEGIPTPFFHV, from the coding sequence ATGACCAATCGTGTGCTGATTATAACAGGTGATGCCGGTGACGCCAAAGTGTTGAAGGCGGTATTAAGCGCCGCAGAGAGTGGAGAATACATCGTCGAATGGGTTAGGCAACTCTCCGAGGGGCTTAAACGATTGCTCGCTGGCGATATCGATCTGATAGTTGCTGATTTAGCCTTGTCCGACAGCCAGGGAATTGCAACCTTTGAAAGGCTGTACGCCAGCGCTCCGCACGCACCGATAGTTATACTTACTGCGCCGGATCAAGAATCTTTAACGTCAACAGCGATTCAACAAGGTGCCCAGGGGTATTTATCGAAAGGCAATCTGGCTCCCCCCCTTGTGCCACAATACTTACAAAATCTTATCCGCCGTAAGTCTCTCGAAGAAACCTACTATCTGGAAAAAACCCGGGCTGAAATAACGCTCAATTCAATCAACGACGCGGTTATCGGCACCGATATGTTGGGTAATGTTGAGTACCTCAATATTGCCGCCGAAAACTTGACCGGCTGGTCAAGGGAAGCGGCACGTGGGCGCCCCGTCGGCACGGTGATGCGCATTCTTGATGGCACAACACGCGAACCGAAACCTAACCCGATAGATTTGGTGTTGCGTCACAACAAAACGATGGCCTTGACAACAGGAACAATTCTAATTTGTCGCGATGGTCATGAAGCTGCCATCGAAGATTCCGTTGCCCCGATCCATGATTGGGATGGAAAAATGACTGGTGCTGTGATCGTTTTCCACGATATTACCGTCGCTCAGTCGCTGGCTTTGAAAATGGCACATTTGGCGCAGCACGATTTCTTAACCAATTTGCCGAATCGTATCCTGTTGAATGACCGCATTGAGCAAGCGATCGCGCGCGCAAAGCGCCAAGGAACCCGACTCGCGGTTCTGTTTTTAGACTTGGATAACTTTAAACATATTAACGATTCATTCGGCCATTCGGCCGGTGATATGTTGCTCCAATCCGTTGCTGATCGTTTGTGCGCCTGCGTTCGAGGCTCTGATACGGTGAGCCGGCAGGGTGGCGATGAATTTGTGGTTCTGGTAACAGAGGATAGATATGTGGAAAATGCTGCATTGATCGCCGACAAAATTCTCTCCGCGATGGCTGCTCCACATTTCATTGCCGAACAAGAGTTGTATGTGAGCACCAGCATCGGCATTAGTGTGTACCCAGAAGACGGTCAGGACGCGGAAACACTTATCAAAAATGCCGACACTGCCATGTATAGTGCCAAGGCAAAAGGTCGAAACAATTATCAATATTTTAAGCGCGAAATGAATGCTCGCGTGGTTGAGCGCCAAACTCTCGAAACTCAGTTGCGGCAGGCATTGCACCGCCAGGAATTCGTGTTGCATTACCAATCCATAGTTAACCTGGAAACCAGCGTAATTACCGGTGTTGAAGCCCTGCTGCGTTGGCAGCATCCGCAATGGGGCTTGACCTTGCCCGGTCGATTCCTCCCGGTTGCAGAGAGCAGTGGCATGATGGTGCAGCTCGGCCGGTGGGTATTGCGGGAAGCGTGCCTGCAGGCCAAACGTTGGCACGATGCAGGGCTCTTGCTCAATGCGATTTCAGTCAACATTTCGGCATCGGAATTTTGTGCACAAGGTTTTTTGCAGGACGTACGAATGATCTTGTCTGAAACCGGCCTTGCCCCACGTTGCTTGCAACTGGAAATTACCGAAAACGTGTTGATGCGTGATGTTGAAAACAGCAGTGCACGTCTGGATAAGCTTAAGGAGATGGGGATTCAGGTGGCGGTGGATGATTTTGGCGCCGGCTTTTCTAGTCTAAGTTATCTGGCGAGGTTGCCGATTGATGTCCTTAAAATTGCACCAGCCTTCGTGCATGATATCGGTTTAACCACGAGTAACAACGGACTCAGCAGCCTTGCCAGTGCGGTCATTGCCATGGCCGTCGGTTTTGAGAAATTAGTGGTGGCAGAAGGCGTTGAAGATCACTTGCAGTGGGCTTTCCTCAAAGTAAAACATTGTGACGAAGGGCAAGGGTACCTGTTTAGCAGGCCGATGGCTGCCGCCCCCTTCACCTTATTGCTCTCAGAAGGCATCCCAACACCTTTTTTTCATGTTTAA
- a CDS encoding ATP-binding protein: MEEHVPAVLLPEECVQRFFELSGVEYEPSVAIELWPKVLNHKWLLSEKLGRDVGVRTACIDFLENMDQAPAEYQIHQRQNMLNEMGAQIINREMWDTIANSQPPKQLVQRKIILPLMEEELSRKHGVVSPKAIIFFGPPGTGKTHFAKAIAGALSWWYIEIVPSMLMVNGVEKIGANLRGLMEKARELDEVVLFIDEFEEIAGSRDLADRIDKSITNEFLKQIPLLKNQQNKILLVCATNYIRQLDSAMLRPGRFDCIIPVGGLDREGRATILEYYLSKLNTDNLSVDRIVEMTPGFTPADIQYLFHQVAHFAFEQELVNRENYLVTEETFMHILPKVPPSLNQKVIDEFEKDSVSFARI, translated from the coding sequence ATGGAAGAGCATGTACCGGCAGTCTTGTTGCCGGAAGAATGTGTACAGCGATTTTTTGAACTCAGTGGAGTGGAATATGAGCCGAGCGTTGCCATTGAGCTTTGGCCCAAGGTGTTGAACCATAAATGGCTTCTCTCGGAAAAGCTTGGTCGGGACGTGGGGGTAAGGACGGCGTGCATCGACTTCCTGGAAAATATGGATCAGGCTCCCGCAGAGTATCAAATCCACCAGCGGCAGAATATGCTCAATGAAATGGGGGCTCAGATTATAAACAGGGAGATGTGGGACACCATCGCCAACTCGCAACCCCCAAAGCAATTGGTTCAACGCAAAATCATCCTGCCCTTGATGGAAGAAGAACTCTCCAGAAAACATGGAGTGGTTTCTCCCAAAGCGATCATTTTCTTTGGCCCTCCCGGTACAGGAAAAACCCATTTTGCCAAAGCCATCGCAGGTGCTTTGTCCTGGTGGTATATAGAGATCGTCCCCAGCATGCTCATGGTCAACGGCGTTGAAAAAATTGGCGCTAATCTTCGGGGATTGATGGAAAAGGCGCGAGAACTTGACGAGGTCGTTCTCTTTATCGATGAATTTGAAGAGATTGCCGGCAGCCGTGATCTGGCTGACCGTATCGACAAGTCCATTACCAATGAGTTCCTCAAGCAAATTCCATTACTTAAAAATCAACAAAACAAGATATTGCTTGTCTGTGCCACTAATTACATCCGGCAACTGGATTCAGCCATGTTGCGTCCGGGAAGGTTTGACTGCATCATTCCGGTAGGCGGACTCGACAGAGAAGGCAGAGCGACTATTCTCGAATATTATCTCTCCAAATTAAACACCGATAACCTGAGCGTGGATCGGATTGTCGAAATGACTCCTGGCTTTACACCGGCTGATATTCAATATTTGTTTCACCAAGTGGCTCATTTTGCCTTTGAACAGGAGTTGGTCAACAGAGAGAATTATCTGGTCACCGAGGAGACATTCATGCATATTTTGCCTAAAGTGCCCCCATCCTTGAACCAGAAAGTCATTGACGAGTTTGAAAAGGACAGCGTAAGCTTTGCTCGAATTTGA
- a CDS encoding TetR/AcrR family transcriptional regulator, translating into MKQRDENKQHIIRKGLKALYQKGYNATGVQEIANAAEIPKGSFYNYFKNKEDFAVEAMRLFTERELEMMSQVLLADSLPPLERIKQLYLNKIEYLSSKGAFSLGCFLCNITLEMADVSETIAIEAARCFKQEYAPLLTCLEQAQEEGALAASTDLNRLVSLIRNCWLGALVIMKANKSAQPLEEFQVLLDEILNNAPAS; encoded by the coding sequence ATGAAACAGCGAGACGAAAACAAACAACATATTATCCGTAAGGGACTCAAAGCGTTGTATCAAAAAGGCTACAATGCGACAGGGGTGCAGGAAATAGCTAATGCGGCTGAAATCCCCAAAGGTTCTTTCTATAATTATTTTAAAAATAAAGAAGACTTTGCAGTAGAAGCTATGCGTCTTTTCACAGAACGAGAGCTTGAAATGATGAGCCAAGTTCTTCTAGCTGACAGTCTGCCTCCTCTAGAAAGGATTAAACAACTTTATCTCAATAAAATTGAATATTTATCATCAAAAGGGGCTTTCTCACTTGGCTGTTTTCTGTGCAACATTACCCTGGAAATGGCTGATGTAAGTGAGACTATCGCCATAGAGGCCGCTCGATGCTTCAAGCAAGAATATGCACCACTTCTCACATGTCTTGAACAGGCTCAGGAAGAGGGGGCCCTGGCGGCGTCAACAGACCTAAATAGGTTGGTGAGTCTTATCCGAAATTGCTGGCTCGGTGCTCTGGTGATCATGAAAGCTAATAAATCTGCACAACCTCTGGAAGAGTTTCAGGTACTTCTGGATGAGATTTTAAACAACGCACCAGCCTCTTGA